Proteins encoded in a region of the Bacillus sp. T3 genome:
- a CDS encoding dUTP diphosphatase, whose translation MNLEKLFTMQKGLDSHIEAQHNLQAEDLFDRKVLALLVELGELANETRCFKFWSLKPASAKEVILEEFVDGIHFILSLGIEAGFTEQISISDDEQQNQSESLTEQFLELYRIIEVFRTTRSLQDYQALFQASLHLAKLLGFSAVEIEQAYIQKNEVNYERQKQGY comes from the coding sequence ATGAATCTAGAAAAATTATTCACGATGCAAAAAGGCTTAGACAGCCATATTGAAGCACAACATAACCTGCAAGCAGAGGACTTGTTTGATCGCAAGGTCCTAGCACTCCTTGTTGAATTAGGAGAGCTCGCAAACGAAACTCGATGCTTTAAATTTTGGAGCTTAAAACCAGCATCCGCCAAGGAAGTAATCTTAGAAGAATTCGTTGATGGAATCCACTTTATTTTATCGCTCGGAATTGAAGCTGGATTTACTGAACAAATTAGCATTAGCGATGATGAACAGCAGAATCAATCAGAGTCGTTAACTGAACAATTTTTAGAGCTGTATCGCATCATCGAGGTGTTCAGAACAACGCGCTCCTTACAGGATTATCAAGCGCTATTTCAGGCTTCACTACATTTAGCTAAATTATTAGGTTTTTCGGCTGTCGAAATCGAACAGGCATATATTCAGAAAAACGAAGTAAATTATGAAAGACAGAAACAAGGGTATTAA
- a CDS encoding DUF1294 domain-containing protein, translated as MNIIIWILVIMNVVGFFLMGEDKRRAKKHEYRISERTLWLTAIFGGAFAMTIAMYFFHHKTKHMAFKIGFPLVFIIQAVVSIYFLLK; from the coding sequence TTGAACATAATCATATGGATTTTAGTAATCATGAATGTTGTGGGATTCTTTTTAATGGGAGAGGACAAAAGAAGAGCCAAAAAGCACGAATACAGGATTTCGGAACGAACACTTTGGCTAACTGCGATCTTTGGTGGAGCCTTTGCGATGACGATTGCCATGTATTTCTTTCACCACAAAACTAAGCATATGGCCTTTAAAATTGGCTTTCCGCTCGTTTTCATAATCCAAGCAGTCGTTTCTATCTACTTTTTGTTAAAATAA
- a CDS encoding nuclease-related domain-containing protein gives MEILKQRLVPVTLKYMRSLNARLKLTDKERLYYSNLEKGYAGELIFDQLLLTNLSLNCLVLNDILLESNNNEFQNDTFLFSQNTLYQFEVKNFEGDFYIEENKWYAVPKFDIKNPLIQLERNETLFRQFAKELGIQITIKPYLIFVNPHFHLYHAPRNQQIIFPTQLKRFLHKLNRTSSTLTDVHYRIAEEILSHHINVSKNMKIPEYSYDSLAKGMLCGPCHSLTTEYKEDKLVCKRCGHFEDIESAITRAVNELIFLFPDIKITVKLVSDWCNVIKSKKKIRRILMKNYKLLRHGQSSYYI, from the coding sequence ATGGAAATTTTGAAACAGCGTCTCGTTCCTGTTACACTAAAGTATATGAGGTCTCTAAACGCGAGACTTAAGTTAACTGACAAAGAACGACTTTACTATTCTAATTTAGAAAAGGGTTATGCTGGTGAACTAATCTTCGACCAACTACTCCTCACAAACCTCTCGCTTAACTGCCTCGTCTTAAATGATATCCTCCTAGAATCAAACAACAACGAATTTCAAAACGATACCTTTTTATTCTCACAAAATACATTATACCAATTCGAAGTCAAAAATTTTGAAGGTGATTTTTACATAGAGGAAAATAAATGGTATGCCGTTCCTAAATTTGATATAAAAAATCCACTCATCCAATTGGAACGTAACGAAACATTATTTCGCCAATTTGCTAAGGAACTTGGAATCCAAATTACAATTAAGCCGTATTTAATTTTTGTTAACCCTCATTTTCACCTATACCATGCCCCAAGAAATCAACAGATTATTTTCCCAACACAACTTAAGCGTTTTCTCCATAAGTTAAATAGGACATCATCAACATTAACTGACGTACACTATCGGATCGCCGAAGAAATACTATCTCATCATATTAACGTTTCAAAAAACATGAAAATACCGGAATATAGCTATGATAGTCTAGCGAAGGGGATGCTTTGTGGACCTTGTCATTCTTTAACAACCGAATACAAAGAGGACAAGCTGGTTTGTAAGAGATGTGGGCATTTTGAAGATATTGAATCCGCAATCACTCGCGCTGTCAATGAATTAATATTCCTTTTTCCGGATATTAAAATCACAGTAAAATTGGTCTCAGATTGGTGCAATGTGATTAAATCAAAGAAAAAGATACGTAGGATTTTGATGAAAAATTATAAACTTTTGAGACATGGCCAATCGTCTTATTATATCTAA